From Salinicola endophyticus:
CTTGTCATGGCTCGCCTGCGGATTCTGGGCGGTGAGCAGGCGCTCGCCGTAGAAGATCGAGTTGGCGCCGGCGAAGAACGCCATCGCCTGGGTCTCGTCGCTCATCAGCTCGCGCCCCGCCGCCAGACGCACGTGGGAGCGCGGCATCAGAATGCGCGCTACCGCGATGGTGCGGATGAAATCGAGCGGGTCGAGATCCTCGACGTGCTCCAGCGGCGTGCCCTGAATGCGGATCAGCATGTTGATCGGCACGCTCTCCGGGTGGGTGGGCAGATTGGCCAGCTGTTGCAGCAGGCCGGCGCGGTCATTGACGCTCTCGCCCATGCCGAGGATGCCGCCGCTGCAGATCTTCATCCCCGCCTGACGCACGTGATCCAGGGTTTCCAGACGATCGGCATAGGTGCGGGTGGTGATGATCTCGCCGTAGTACTCCGGCGAGGTGTCCAGGTTGTGGTTGTAGTAGTCGAGGCCGGCGTCGTTGAGCTGTTCGGCCTGCTCGCGGCTGAGCATGCCGAGGGTCATGCAGGTCTCCAGCCCCAGGGCACGCACGCCCTTGACCATCTCCAAGACGTAGGGCATGTCCTTGGCGCTGGGATGCTTCCATGCTGCGCCCATGCAGAAGCGGCTGGCGCCGACCTCTTTGGCGCGGCGCGCCTGTTCCAGCACCGCCTCGACCTGAAGCAGCTTCTCGCGCTCGAGCCCGGTGTTGTAGTGGCCGGACTGCGGGCAGTACTTGCAGTCCTCGGGGCAGGCGCCGGTCTTGATCGAGAGCAGCGTGGAGATCTGTACCGCGTTGGGGTCGAAGTGCTCACGGTGCACGCTCTGCGCCCGGAACAGCAGGTCGTTGAACGGCAGCGCCAGCAGCGCCTCGATCTCACCGCGCTGCCAGTCGTGGCGGGTCGCGGGGGCCGCAGACGCAGTGCGGGAATCTGGGGTGGCGGTCATCTTTGTCAACTCATCTATGCCTCACGGGTTGACCAGATGGTGCCATGGGGATTGGTCAACCTCAAGCCAAAGACAAGTTTACAGCCCCCCCCCCTTTCGTGATCGGGGCTTGCGCCCGCAGGTACCCTTCGCCTTATCGACGCCTGGGGGTGGCTGGCGTCAGCGCTGCCACAGCACCCGCGGCTCTTCCAATGGCAGCGCCGCGGCGGCGTGCCAGGGCCTGACCCGGATGGTGTAGTCCGCGGCCGGGCGAGCGGTCTCGATCTCGGCGACGAACTCGCAGGCAACCGGTGTCGCCCCGGGCGTGGCGTGCATCTCGTGGCAGGCGGCCGGCTGGTCAGCGCCGGCTTCGGCGTAGAGTTCGACCCGCACATCCTCGGGGGTGAGACCGCCCAGATGCAGCCAGGCCTGGAAACGGTGGCCACCCGCATGGGTGTCGACATGGCTGGCGCCGAAGCGTAGCGCCGGCCAGGCCTGATCGATGGCGTGGTGCCAGGCGGCGATCTCGCGCCCCAATGCCCCGGCGTTGGCGGCGCGCTGCCGGTAGGCCTCCGCCGCCGGGCGGTAGTAGTGCTGGTAGTAGTCGCGCAGGGTGCGGCTGACCGAGAAGCGCGGGGTCAGGCTGCTCATGCTGGCGCGCATGCGCTCGACCCAGGCCTGGGGAATGCCCTGCTCGTCGCGCTCGAAGAAGGTCGGTACGATCGCCTGTTCGAGCAGGTCGTAGAGCGCCAGGGCCTGGGTCGCATCCCAGCCGGGGTCGTCGCCGTGCTCCTGCTCGTCGCCCAGTGCCCAGCCGACCTCCGGGCGGTAGGCCTCGACCCACCAGCCGTCGAGTTCGGAGAGGTTGAGCCCGCCGTTGACCAGGATCTTCATGCCGCTGGTACCGCACGCTTCCCACGGCCGGCGCGGGGTGTTGATCCACACGTCCACTCCGCGTACCAGCTCCTGGGTCAGGCGCATGTCGTAGTCGGCGAGGAAGATGACCCGGCCGCGCACGTCGTCGCGGCGCGAGAACGCCACCCACTGCTGGATCATCGCCTGCCCTTCGCGATCCGCCGGGTGGGCCTTTCCGGCCACCAGTAGCTGTACCGGCCGCGCCGGGTCGGCGAGCAGGCGCGCCAGCCGCTCGGGGTCGTGCAGCAGCAGGTTGGGCCGCTTGTAGGTGGCGAAACGCCGGGCGAAGCCCAGCGTCAGCGCATTGGGGTCGAGCACGTGGCGCGCCCGCTCGGTGATCTCGGCGCCGCCGCCGGAGACCGCCACCTGGCGCGCCAGCAGCTCGCGGGCGTAGCTCACCAGCTGGGCGCTGGAGGTCTTGCGCAGTTGCCACAGCCGCGCTGCGGGGACCTTGGCCATGGCGCTGCTGAGTTCGCCCTCGCCGGCCAGCCAGTGGGGCTGGCCGCAGAAATGGGTCCACAGCGCCTCCGCCGCCGGCGAGGCCCAGGTCGGCATGTGCACCCCGTTGGTGACGTGGCCGATCGGCACCTCGGCGGCCGGCCAGCGCGCGAACAGCGGGCGGAAGATCTCCCGCGAAACCTGCTCGTGGAGCAGGCTCACGGCGTTGACCGCATGGCATCCGCGGCAGGCCAGATAGGCCATGTTGAAGCGCTCGCTGGTGTCCTGGGGGTTGCTGCGCCCCAGTGCCAGCAGCGCCTCGATGCCGATGCCCAGGCGCTGCTCGGCGTAGGCCTCGAGATAGCGCACGATCAGGTTGGGCGAAAAACGGTCGAACCCCGCCTCCACCGCGGTGTGGGTGGTGAACAGATTACCCGCACGGGTGATGGCGAAGGCGACCTCGAACGGCTCGCCGGTGCGCTCCATGCGTGCCCGCGCGCGCTCCAACACCACCAGCGCGGCGTGGCCTTCGTTGAGATGGCACACCTGCGGCGTGATACCCAGCCGCTCCAGCAGCTGCCAGCCACCGATCCCCAGCAGCATCTCCTGGCGCAAACGCATCTCCTCGTCACCGCCGTAGAGCTCGCTGGTGATACCGCGATAGGCGGGATAGTTGGCGATGTCGTTGCTGTCGAGCAGATAGAGCTTGGTGTTGCCCACCCGTGCTTCCCACACCTGCAGCCAGATCGCGTAGCCCGGCAGCGCGACTTCGATGCGCAGCCACTCGCCGTCGGCGGTGCGTACCGGCGAGATCGGCAGCTGGCCCGGGTCGTTGTAGGGATAGAGCGCCTGCTGGCGGCCCTGGGCATCCAGCGTCTGGCGGAAGTAACCGCGCTGATAGAGCAGCCCGACGCCGACCACCGGCAGGTGAAAATCGCTGGCCGCCTTGAGCTGATCGCCGGCGACGTTGCCGAGCCCACCGGAGTAGATCGGCAGCGCCTCGCTGAGCATGAACTCCATGCTGAAGTAGGCAATGGTGAAGGGGTCGCCGTCACTACCCAGGGGCGAAGCGGCGTGATGGGTCGCCTGGCGGTGGCGCGCTTCGATCAGGGCATCCAGTTGCTGGGCATTCTCGGCGTTGGAGAGAAAGGTGCGCAGGCGTTCGAGCGAGACCGCCTGGAGCACCGCCCAGGGGTTGTGGGTCAGCTCCCACAGCCGCCGGTCCAGCGCGCGCCAGATCCAGTCGGTCTCCTGGTGCCAGGTACAGCTCAGGTCGAGGGCCAGTTCGGCCAGATGGGCGTAGCCGGGCACGCCGCGCGCAGCGGCATCATCACGGGAGGACATCGCATTACCTCGTGGCAGGCATTGACGAAAAACGCGCGCACCCGGCGGCGGCTGGAGCGGGCGCCAGGGCCAGCATATACCCAAAGCGCCACGACTCGGAACGCCCCGTCTCACGCCTCAGATCGCACGCTTCAGGCCCTTGCGGCTGGCGATGGCCATTCGACCTGCATCCAAGCGAGATCGATGGCACTATCCGCCGCGCCATTTCGATACGCGTCGCAGCTGTTCTGTGGAGTGACGCACCTGAAACAGTCGTCGCGGCGTTCGCGCTTACGATGATCCGATACCAACCACAATCGAGCGATGCACCATGACCTACACCGTCGCCATCGTCCTGAGCCTCGTCGGCTATTTTGCGATCGGCCACTGGGCCGGGCGCCGCGTCAAGCATCTCGACGACTATCTCGTCGCCGGACGCAACGCGCCTACCTTCCTGATCCTCGGCACCCTGGTGGCGAGCTATCTCAGCACCAGCGCCTTTCTCGGCGAGACCGGCTTCGCCTATGCCGGCTACCCTTTCGTGATGCTGCTGTTCGCCGCCATCAGTACCTCGGGCTGTCTGCTGGGGGCGCTGGCCTTCGGACGCTATCTGCGCCGCAGTGAAGCGCTCACGGTGCCGGAGTTCTTCGGCAAGCGCTTCGCCTCGCGCCGGGTGCAGCGTATCGCCGGCCTGACCACGGTAGTCGGCCTCGGCGCCTATCTGCTCGGCGTCATGCAGGGCGCGGGGATCATGTTCGAGGAGCTGACCGGGCTGCCCTACTGGGTCGGCCTGCTGCTGGTGTGGCTCACCTTCACCGGCTTTATCCTCTACTCGGGCTCGCCCGGCGTGGTGCTCACCGACACCGTGATGTTCGTGATCTTCTCGCTGGCCGCGGTCGGCGGCTCGCTCTACATCATCACCGACCTGGGCGGCTGGCAGGGGGTGATCGGCGGGCTGCTGGCGCAGACCGACAAACCGGGCATCGCGCTGTGGCACGGCATGCTCCAGGGCGAGGACGCCGCCTTCGCCACCCCCGGTGAAGCGGCCACCTGGGGCATCACCCTGGGGTTGGTGTGGGCCGCGGTGCTGGCCGCCAGCCCGTGGCAGTCCAGCCGCTACCTGATGGCGCGCAACGAGCACGTAGTGATGCGCTCGGCGATGCTCACCGCGGTGGCGCTGGCGATCTTCTATGCGCTGATGATGCTCACTGGCGCGGCGATCAATCTCTACACGCCGACGCTCGATGCCGAGCGATCGATGGTCTGGGCCGCGCTCAACGTGCTGCCGATGTGGCTGGGCATGATCATCCTGACCGGCGTATTCGCCGCCGGCCTCTCCTCCTGCTCGACCTTTCTCTCGATCATCGGCTTCAGCATCGCCAACGATATTCTCCCCGCCTCGCGCAGCGGCACCGCCGCCATGCGCACCAGCCGTATCGCGGTACTGATCTCGGGGCTGGTGACCTTGGTGCTGGCGCTGTTCCAGCCGCCGGCGGTGATGGCGGTGGTGTGGTTCGCGGCCACTCTGTTCGCTTCATCCTGGGGGCCGGTGGCGCTGATGAGTATCTGGAGCCGGCGTATCACCGCCGCCGGCGCGGGCTGGGGGCTGAGCGTCGGCTTCCTCGGTAACCTGCTGCTCTCGCTGGCGCTACAGGCTGAGTGGTTCACGCTGCCGGTCTATCTGCACCCGGTGGCCGTGAGCACCGTGGCTGCCGTGGTCGCGATCGTGATCGCCTCGCGCCTGACCCAGGTCAGCGACGCCGAGCGGGCATATCTGGCCAGCCTGCATCGCCCGCGCGAGACCCCATCGCCGGCCACCGAGAAAGGGACCCGCGGTATCGCCATCGTGACCATGCTGGCCGGGGTGGCGATCGGCGCCTTCCTGTGGTTCCAGTACGCCGACACCCTCGCCGGCTATGCCGCCGACTACGGCCTCTCGCGCCCGGCGACGCTGGGTGCCTATGCGCTGGCGCTGGGCTGTGGCGCCATGCTGCTGGTGGCCGGTGCGGTGGGGTATCGGGTCGCCGGGGTGCGCGGCAGCGCGCGGCTGGCCGCCCACCCGGGGAACGCCTAGCCAAACAGGCGCTGCCCGCAGGCGCCAGGGAGAGCGCAGACACCCGGCCACGGCGGCCGGGTGTATCGATCAGGGAGAGCAGGGAGAGAGCGCATGATGACTTGGTCACCCCAGGGCCACGCGCGCGGCGTGGCCCTGGCCTTCGGCGGCATTGTGGTACTCAGCTTCGACAGCCTGCTGGTACGCCTGGCCGACAGCGATGGCTGGAACATAGCGTTCTGGCGCGGCGCCCTGATGGCGCTGGTGGTGGGGCTTTGCTACTGCCAGCGCCGGCGCCTGGCCACGCTCAAC
This genomic window contains:
- the bioB gene encoding biotin synthase BioB; amino-acid sequence: MTATPDSRTASAAPATRHDWQRGEIEALLALPFNDLLFRAQSVHREHFDPNAVQISTLLSIKTGACPEDCKYCPQSGHYNTGLEREKLLQVEAVLEQARRAKEVGASRFCMGAAWKHPSAKDMPYVLEMVKGVRALGLETCMTLGMLSREQAEQLNDAGLDYYNHNLDTSPEYYGEIITTRTYADRLETLDHVRQAGMKICSGGILGMGESVNDRAGLLQQLANLPTHPESVPINMLIRIQGTPLEHVEDLDPLDFIRTIAVARILMPRSHVRLAAGRELMSDETQAMAFFAGANSIFYGERLLTAQNPQASHDKQLFDRLGLHPEQREEADDATQEAALQARIASARLEALTTDASAPRRATRGAVADV
- the glgP gene encoding alpha-glucan family phosphorylase is translated as MSSRDDAAARGVPGYAHLAELALDLSCTWHQETDWIWRALDRRLWELTHNPWAVLQAVSLERLRTFLSNAENAQQLDALIEARHRQATHHAASPLGSDGDPFTIAYFSMEFMLSEALPIYSGGLGNVAGDQLKAASDFHLPVVGVGLLYQRGYFRQTLDAQGRQQALYPYNDPGQLPISPVRTADGEWLRIEVALPGYAIWLQVWEARVGNTKLYLLDSNDIANYPAYRGITSELYGGDEEMRLRQEMLLGIGGWQLLERLGITPQVCHLNEGHAALVVLERARARMERTGEPFEVAFAITRAGNLFTTHTAVEAGFDRFSPNLIVRYLEAYAEQRLGIGIEALLALGRSNPQDTSERFNMAYLACRGCHAVNAVSLLHEQVSREIFRPLFARWPAAEVPIGHVTNGVHMPTWASPAAEALWTHFCGQPHWLAGEGELSSAMAKVPAARLWQLRKTSSAQLVSYARELLARQVAVSGGGAEITERARHVLDPNALTLGFARRFATYKRPNLLLHDPERLARLLADPARPVQLLVAGKAHPADREGQAMIQQWVAFSRRDDVRGRVIFLADYDMRLTQELVRGVDVWINTPRRPWEACGTSGMKILVNGGLNLSELDGWWVEAYRPEVGWALGDEQEHGDDPGWDATQALALYDLLEQAIVPTFFERDEQGIPQAWVERMRASMSSLTPRFSVSRTLRDYYQHYYRPAAEAYRQRAANAGALGREIAAWHHAIDQAWPALRFGASHVDTHAGGHRFQAWLHLGGLTPEDVRVELYAEAGADQPAACHEMHATPGATPVACEFVAEIETARPAADYTIRVRPWHAAAALPLEEPRVLWQR
- a CDS encoding sodium:solute symporter family protein; the protein is MTYTVAIVLSLVGYFAIGHWAGRRVKHLDDYLVAGRNAPTFLILGTLVASYLSTSAFLGETGFAYAGYPFVMLLFAAISTSGCLLGALAFGRYLRRSEALTVPEFFGKRFASRRVQRIAGLTTVVGLGAYLLGVMQGAGIMFEELTGLPYWVGLLLVWLTFTGFILYSGSPGVVLTDTVMFVIFSLAAVGGSLYIITDLGGWQGVIGGLLAQTDKPGIALWHGMLQGEDAAFATPGEAATWGITLGLVWAAVLAASPWQSSRYLMARNEHVVMRSAMLTAVALAIFYALMMLTGAAINLYTPTLDAERSMVWAALNVLPMWLGMIILTGVFAAGLSSCSTFLSIIGFSIANDILPASRSGTAAMRTSRIAVLISGLVTLVLALFQPPAVMAVVWFAATLFASSWGPVALMSIWSRRITAAGAGWGLSVGFLGNLLLSLALQAEWFTLPVYLHPVAVSTVAAVVAIVIASRLTQVSDAERAYLASLHRPRETPSPATEKGTRGIAIVTMLAGVAIGAFLWFQYADTLAGYAADYGLSRPATLGAYALALGCGAMLLVAGAVGYRVAGVRGSARLAAHPGNA